In Formosa haliotis, the sequence ATTATAAGCTTTATAATTATTTTATATACTTTCAGATAAAATACAATCAGAAATTGTCTGGTTTTGTTCCTAGAATTTAACATATATTTGCAGTCGTAAATATTTATGGAAAAATTTAAAAAACATTGGGAAATCACTAAAAATTGGCAACTCATCTTTCCAATTGTAGGGTTATTGACCCTTATATATAGTGGTTTTAAGATTTCTCGCTCCATTCTCGGAAATTACAGTCCTTATATTATTGCCCTATCGACTGTAGTAATTTCATTTTTACTATTAAAATTCTTTCTTTTTCTGTTTAAAAAAGTAGAAAAAAAATGGGTCTTAAACTACCGTTGGGAAATGATTCGTGTGTTTATGGTATTTGCCGTAACAGGGTCTTCCTCTCTATTTGTTGGTAGACCTATTATGCAATGGATTGGAATTACTAAAGAGAATTTAAGCCCGTTTTTATACTGGACCTTATACATTATTGTAGGTATTATATTTTACCAGATTCTATTGGTCTTTTTTGGATGGTTATTCGGGCAGTTTGAATTTTTCTGGACATTTGAAAAGAAAATGCTACGTCGTTTTGGTTTAAAACGATTTGTAGATTAGTATGCAAAAACTAAAAAAACATATTGCTTTTAAATCCTTTACCTTGGTATTGGTTTTTACCCTCCTAACTCCAACATTGGTGAAGTTTCATCACATTTTTGAAACCCACCATCACGAGGTTTGTCACGGCGAAAAAAACACGCATCTACACACAGCAAATGTAGATTGTGAGTTCTATAAATTTCAATTAAATCATCTTTTTACGATACCAATTTTTATTGCCGAAATTCCCTTGGTTAAAGAAAATCACCAATTAATTTCATCGCAATATCACTTTATAAGCGATTACCAACATCTCCCTTTTGCATTAAGAGGACCTCCTGTTTTAATTTAAACCAACTCACTTAATTTGATTAAAATCAGTACTTTACATTGTTTAAATTAAACACATACAAATGAAATCATTCATAATAATATTATTATGTTTTGTAGCAATGCCCAGTATGGCACAAAACATACTACAAGGTCGTGTAGTAGAAGACGACACACAACAAAGCCTAGCATTCATAGAGGTATATTTTCCACAACTTGAAAAAGGAGCTATTACCGATGGGGATGGAAATTTCGCTATAGAAAACCTACCTACAGGAACTTACAAATTGGTTAGTTCTTCTATGGGTTACGAGACAACAACGCAAAACGTTACTTTACCTTATACAGGAAACCTTTTAATTTCTATTAAAACGTCTGCTATAGAAATGGAAGAAGTTATAATATCGACTCCCTTTCATAAATTACAACGCGAAAACGTTATGAAAGTGGAACGTGCAAAAGTTGGAGATTTAAAAGCAAGTGGAGCAGTAACTTTAGCTCAAGGGATTACAGATATTCCAGGTGTTGAAAGTATTACTACTGGAATGAGTATTGGTAAACCGGTAATTAGAGGTTTAAGCTCCAATCGAGTATTAGTTTATACTCAAGGTGTCCGTTTAGAAAACCAGCAATTTGGAGACGAACACGGGTTAGGTATAAATGATGCTGGTATAGAAAGTGTGGAGGTTATAAAAGGTCCGGCATCCTTGCTTTATGGTAGCGATGCTTTAGGAGGGGTTTTGTATTTAAACCCAGAACATTTTGCGGCACAAGATGAATCTCACGGAGATTTTGGAGTAATGTATTATGGAAACACCCAAGGTATCAGTACCAATTTAGGATATAAAACATCTGCTAATAAATTTAAATTTTTAATCCGAGGAAGTTTATCTGAACAATCCGATTACAACACAGAAGATTACCGCGTTACCAATACACGTTTTAAGGAAAAAGATTTAAAAGCAGGATTCGGATTTCAAGATACTCATTTTAAAACCGAAGTTCGTTATAATTTAAACGATTCTAGACTAGGTATCCCTGAAGAAATTGGCGAACAGTCTACTAATAAATCTCCACTGTTGCCCTATCAGCAAATTACCAACCATATTTTTAGTTCCAAGTCTAGTATCTTTTTTAAAGACTCGAGTTTAGATGTAAATCTTGGTTTTTTATATAATGACAGAAAAGAGTTTGAAGAAGAGCACGACCATGATCATGACGATGACCACGACCATGACCATGCCATAGCTTTTGATGAACATGATGAGCATGACGATCACGAGGAATTACACCCGGCACTTCATATGAAGTTAAAAACATTTAATTACGATATTAAATACAACATGGCAACCTATGGTAAAGTAGAAACTATAATTGGTGTGCAAGGTATGCATCAAGTGAATACCAATTATGGAGAAGAAACTTTAATTCCAAATGCAACGACAAACGATATTGGTATTTTGGCAACATCACATATCCATTTTAATACAATAGATGTGCAATTAGGAGCCCGGTTTGATACACGAAGCATTTCTACAGAAACAGAATTAAATAAAACATATAATAGTTTTAATGGTGCGGCGGGTTTAAAAACCAATATTGCAAAAAACACCTCCTTACGATTAAATTTAGCTACTGGATTTAGAGCTCCTAACTTGGCAGAATTAACATCTTACGGAGCACATGAAGGCACAAATCGTTTTGAAATTGGGAATCCGGATTTAGAAAACGAGCAAAATTTTCAAACAGATTTAGCCATAGAATATAAAAACAAGCATATTGAAGTATTTGCAAATGGTTTCTATAATATAGTTAACAATTACATCTACCTTTCTCCTAACGGGGAATATATAAATAACGACCCCGTGTATTTATACCTACAGGACGATGCTGCTTTATATGGAGGTGAATTTGGTGTTCACATTCACCCACATCCAATCCATTGGTTACATATTGAAAGTAGTTTTGAAACAGTAACCGGGAAACAAGATAGTGGCGAGTACTTACCTTTAATTCCTGCAAATAGTTTTAACAATACCGTTCGTGTAGAGTTTGAAAAAACCTGGATGCAAAAAGGATATGCGTTTGTAAAATTAAGCACCACTCTAGACCAAGATAACGTCAGTGAATTTGAAACCGACACAGATGGTTACAACTTGTTTAGTGCTGGTATTGGAGGAAACTTTAAAGTATTTAAAAATATTTTAAATGTAAGTATTACAGGAACTAACCTTACCAATAAAAAATATATAAATCACTTATCGCGATTAAAAGCAGATGGTATTTACAATATGGGTAGAAATATAAGTGTAGGTTTAACCTACAAGTTATAAGGATAACATATTAGGATCTCAAACAAAAAAGTCTCTTATATAAGAGACTTTTTTGTTTTTAATTGTTGTTGTTTAACTTTCTTAGCGCTGTACACATAGGTGTAAAACCACATTAAGGTAAACGTTGGTATGATATCTAAACCAGGCATAGCTTCTTCTAAAAACGAAATTCCTGCTGCAATTTTTCCTTGTTGTCCTTTATACATTTTGGTCATGATCCAAGCCGACATTGGCGCCCAAATAATATCGAAAAACTCTCCTATTCCAGGGATAATAAAACTAACATATCCTATAGCATCTAAAAAGATGCTTAAGACTAGCTTTTTATAATTTTTGTTATTTGACATATAGTACACTTAGTATTGTTTAACTCCTTAAGTGCAAGAAACATACCAGATTATAACTATGACAAATTTTCACTAATAAGCTTTAAAAACTCATTACGTGTTTCTATTTTCTCAAACTGCCCACGAAAGCCCGAAGTTGTTGTTACCGAATTCTGTTTCTGAACCCCTCGCATCATCATACACATATGGCTCGCTTCAATAACCACAGCAACTCCTTGAGGTTTTAAGGTTTCGTTTATACAGTCTAAAATTTGCTGAGTTAATCGTTCCTGTACCTGTAATCGTCTTGCAAAAACATCTACTATTCGTGGTAATTTACTCAACCCGACAATGTGACCGTTTGGAATATACGCAATATGTGCTTTTCCGAAAAAAGGTAACATATGATGCTCGCAAAGCGAATATAATTCTATATTTTTCACTATTACCATTTCGTTATAAGACTCTTCGAACATGGCACTTTTTAAAATTTCGGCTGCATCTAAATCGTAACCTTGAGTTAAAAATTGGATGGCTTTAGAAGCCCGTTCAGGAGTTTTAATTAAGCCATCGCGAGAGACATCTTCACCAATATTTTCAATAATACTTTGGTACTTTAATTTTATATCGTCTGTAAGGTCTAAGTTATATTCTTCGTAATGTTTATAAGGCATAAATTGGTGTTTAAATGAAACAAAGATAGTAGTATTGATTGTATTAAAGATAAAGAATATAAATTAGACCTAAATAAGAAGAGTTTCAAATACGATTAGTCAATGAAATATGTACAAAATGTTGTAAAATGATAATATGATTAAAAACGTACAATCTAGAAAACATTATATGATTCTAAACAGCGGTAACACTTTGTTGTAATGTATGTGTTTTCCTAGTTCTATATTTTTTTTAATTCAGAAGAAATCAAAATCTATTTAATTTTGTAGGATAATATATAAGTATTACTTTAATCATCTTAATTACATTGCATGATTCAAGCGAAAAACATTCATAAATATTACGACGATTTCCATGTTTTAAAAGGTGTAAACCTGCATATAAAAAAAGGTGAAATTGTATCGATTGTAGGTGCTTCTGGCGCTGGAAAAACTACCTTATTACAAATCTTAGGCACCTTAGACACGCCATCAAAAAGAGAACCTTGCGAACTTATAATCAACGGTGTAAATATCCAAAATTTAAAAGAAAAGAGCTTAGCAAAATTTAGAAACGAACACATAGGATTCATTTTTCAATTTCATCAATTATTACCGGAGTTTAGTGCTTTAGAAAACGTATGTATTCCTGCTTATATAAAAGGAACGACTACCAGTGCGGCCGAACCTAGAGCAAAAGAATTACTAGATTTTTTAGGTTTATCGCACCGTTATCACCATAAACCTAGCGAGCTGTCCGGCGGAGAACAACAACGTGTCGCCGTAGCACGAGCCTTGATAAATAATCCAGGATTAATTTTTGCCGATGAACCTTCGGGAAATTTAGATAGTGAATCTGCCGAACAATTACACAATCTCTTTTTTAAACTAAGAGAAGAATTTGGTCAAACCTTCGTAATTGTAACACATAACGAGGATTTAGCGAATTTGGCAGACCGAAAATTAGTCATGGTAGACGGTAATATTAAAGCCTAATATGGAGACATACAAAATTATTTTACACCGCTTTATCACGTTTCTTAAAGCCCCTTACGTAGGTAACAAAACCTTGTTTCATGATTTTAATAAGGTTCAGGTTTTCATCACCGCTTTGGTAACCACATTTGTTTTAAACTTTGGTTTCACCATACTTTTTACCATTATAGAAACTATGGGGCTTGTTAATTTTGAAGATCATGCCTCTACAAAACTCTTCGAAGATTATCCACCTTATGCTATAGCTATTATTGGTGTAATCCTAGCTCCGTTATTAGAAGAACTCTTTTTTAGAGGTCCATTAACACTTTTTCATAACAACAAATGGTTTATTTATGTGTTTTATGTCTTTGCTATAGGTTTTGGTTTAATTCATATTAGCAATTTCGAAATAACACGAAATGTCATCATTTTGGCCCCTATTCTCGTAGCTCCTCAAATTGTTGTGGGATTATTTTTAGGAGTCATCCGATTACAATACGGTTTAGTGTACTCGATATTATTTCATGCCTTGTATAACGCTGTTTTAATTATTCCTGCCTTACTTTTTATGAATGAGCCATGACAGACAAAGACCTAAAAGAATTTCTAGATTCTAAAGTAGACCTTTATAATAATCCGAAATTTATTGAAAGCGACCCGATACAAATTCCACACCTATTTAGTGCCAAAGAGGATATTGAAATTGCTGGGTTTTTAACGGCGACTATCTCTTGGGGAAACAGGAAAAGTATTATTAAAAATGCAAAGTCTATGATGGCTTTATTAGACCATGCCCCTTACGATTTTGTGATGAATCATACGGAATCCGATTTAGAAACATTACACTCGTTTGTGCATCGTACTTTTAATGGAGACGATTTAAAACAGTTTATATTAAGTTTAAAGCACATTTATACAAATTACCACGGATTAGAATCTCTTTTTGCTCAACATGCAGAACCCGATACTCTCCAACCCGCAATACATAATTTTAAAAACGTGTTTTTTGAAAACGAACATTTACTGCGCACTCAAAAACATATTAGCGATCCGTTTAAAAATTCGGCCGCAAAACGCATCAACATGTTTTTACGTTGGATGATAAGAAAGGATAATGCCGGAGTAGATTTTGGCATTTGGAAGAGCCTTGCTCCTGCCCAACTTTCTTGTCCGTTAGATGTACATTCTGGAAATGTAGCCCGAAAACTAGCTCTTTTAAATAGGAAACAAAATGATGGAAAAGCTTTAGCAGAACTAGATTTAGCCTTACGTAACCTTGACAAATCAGATCCGGTAAAATATGACTTTGCTCTTTTTGGATTAGGTGTTTTTGAAGGTTTTTAATCCTATTTTAGTATATTTAAAAT encodes:
- a CDS encoding TIGR02757 family protein, with the translated sequence MTDKDLKEFLDSKVDLYNNPKFIESDPIQIPHLFSAKEDIEIAGFLTATISWGNRKSIIKNAKSMMALLDHAPYDFVMNHTESDLETLHSFVHRTFNGDDLKQFILSLKHIYTNYHGLESLFAQHAEPDTLQPAIHNFKNVFFENEHLLRTQKHISDPFKNSAAKRINMFLRWMIRKDNAGVDFGIWKSLAPAQLSCPLDVHSGNVARKLALLNRKQNDGKALAELDLALRNLDKSDPVKYDFALFGLGVFEGF
- a CDS encoding TonB-dependent receptor, whose protein sequence is MKSFIIILLCFVAMPSMAQNILQGRVVEDDTQQSLAFIEVYFPQLEKGAITDGDGNFAIENLPTGTYKLVSSSMGYETTTQNVTLPYTGNLLISIKTSAIEMEEVIISTPFHKLQRENVMKVERAKVGDLKASGAVTLAQGITDIPGVESITTGMSIGKPVIRGLSSNRVLVYTQGVRLENQQFGDEHGLGINDAGIESVEVIKGPASLLYGSDALGGVLYLNPEHFAAQDESHGDFGVMYYGNTQGISTNLGYKTSANKFKFLIRGSLSEQSDYNTEDYRVTNTRFKEKDLKAGFGFQDTHFKTEVRYNLNDSRLGIPEEIGEQSTNKSPLLPYQQITNHIFSSKSSIFFKDSSLDVNLGFLYNDRKEFEEEHDHDHDDDHDHDHAIAFDEHDEHDDHEELHPALHMKLKTFNYDIKYNMATYGKVETIIGVQGMHQVNTNYGEETLIPNATTNDIGILATSHIHFNTIDVQLGARFDTRSISTETELNKTYNSFNGAAGLKTNIAKNTSLRLNLATGFRAPNLAELTSYGAHEGTNRFEIGNPDLENEQNFQTDLAIEYKNKHIEVFANGFYNIVNNYIYLSPNGEYINNDPVYLYLQDDAALYGGEFGVHIHPHPIHWLHIESSFETVTGKQDSGEYLPLIPANSFNNTVRVEFEKTWMQKGYAFVKLSTTLDQDNVSEFETDTDGYNLFSAGIGGNFKVFKNILNVSITGTNLTNKKYINHLSRLKADGIYNMGRNISVGLTYKL
- a CDS encoding CPBP family intramembrane glutamic endopeptidase, whose translation is METYKIILHRFITFLKAPYVGNKTLFHDFNKVQVFITALVTTFVLNFGFTILFTIIETMGLVNFEDHASTKLFEDYPPYAIAIIGVILAPLLEELFFRGPLTLFHNNKWFIYVFYVFAIGFGLIHISNFEITRNVIILAPILVAPQIVVGLFLGVIRLQYGLVYSILFHALYNAVLIIPALLFMNEP
- the folE gene encoding GTP cyclohydrolase I FolE; translation: MPYKHYEEYNLDLTDDIKLKYQSIIENIGEDVSRDGLIKTPERASKAIQFLTQGYDLDAAEILKSAMFEESYNEMVIVKNIELYSLCEHHMLPFFGKAHIAYIPNGHIVGLSKLPRIVDVFARRLQVQERLTQQILDCINETLKPQGVAVVIEASHMCMMMRGVQKQNSVTTTSGFRGQFEKIETRNEFLKLISENLS
- a CDS encoding DUF6787 family protein codes for the protein MEKFKKHWEITKNWQLIFPIVGLLTLIYSGFKISRSILGNYSPYIIALSTVVISFLLLKFFLFLFKKVEKKWVLNYRWEMIRVFMVFAVTGSSSLFVGRPIMQWIGITKENLSPFLYWTLYIIVGIIFYQILLVFFGWLFGQFEFFWTFEKKMLRRFGLKRFVD
- a CDS encoding ABC transporter ATP-binding protein, with translation MIQAKNIHKYYDDFHVLKGVNLHIKKGEIVSIVGASGAGKTTLLQILGTLDTPSKREPCELIINGVNIQNLKEKSLAKFRNEHIGFIFQFHQLLPEFSALENVCIPAYIKGTTTSAAEPRAKELLDFLGLSHRYHHKPSELSGGEQQRVAVARALINNPGLIFADEPSGNLDSESAEQLHNLFFKLREEFGQTFVIVTHNEDLANLADRKLVMVDGNIKA